From the Saccharobesus litoralis genome, one window contains:
- a CDS encoding alpha-L-rhamnosidase: MIKKLIFIVLTVVGLAACSNSELKQESASSKIHSTPPSHLLVEDNVNPLNVHQPKPRLSWYANVKMQTAYQVRVASSEALLAKGQADLWDSGKVDSSVSVNIAYQGKTLTANQKAVWQVRVWSSDSHQASAWSAPSFWEMGLITQSDWQAQWLQVKDRTVAKVTPARLEWMHYAANVHSAITELPPKHKLETQWGVVEQLKAQPTASLFRHSFNVDANKPISKAKLHSTAGGYYEIFINGQKVDDRLADPGQTDFDKRILYNTDEVSQLLDKGQNTIAVHLGSGWYDENIAFSKWSNPDAQKGKRKQKTLSFGQPKFIAQLDVTYADGTRQTIASNQEWLSHPSPILKEGLFSGELFDANNVVKDWSRNTQTKNLANWQPVEVLQQWPTQRLEPQLLPPIRAVKKVTPIKIYQPRDKVWVFDFGQNFTGIPTINLAKLSLTAGQAINLRYGEWADIDGNLSQKSGGGAPLLKQVDTYIASGKDASSWSPTFTWHGFRYMEITGLTSKPALDAVYGHLVRSDVEIVGQFKSANPLVNRIHDMALWSYEGNLMAVPMDCPIRERAGWTGDAHAALITGNYNYDMENFWQKYLGDFATSSHIAPAVVPGKRSHGGTYDWAVAEVIIAWEHYRHHGDLKVIEQQWDSMVEYMDAAESQLTDNLLRKGYGDWCDPVRVPGMTRKRCNPEYTLPTMTTSGFLAHGAELMAKMSALLNKPQQAQHYQALFERIAGQYHKEYYNPETGHYGSQTADAMALQFGITPPALRQSVADALNKDVLENWKGHGSIGALGQTYVYRALSDYGYGDTAYGIFTAKGYPGYQWQFDKLKATTLWERKGVWDPEKDPEGRNPAGRSLNHPFHSGYDGWFYEGLGGIRPLGDNPGYQHFALAPVFPKSLDWVETSYKTGYGKIVSNWKRVGNKIEWQFTVPNNTTAQVTVAGKPPKVYQAGQYSLTL; encoded by the coding sequence ATGATTAAAAAACTGATATTTATCGTTTTGACTGTAGTGGGGTTGGCGGCTTGCTCAAATAGCGAGCTTAAGCAAGAATCAGCGAGTTCAAAAATACACTCCACACCACCAAGCCATTTATTGGTTGAAGACAATGTTAATCCACTTAACGTGCATCAACCTAAGCCTCGGCTTTCTTGGTATGCCAACGTCAAAATGCAAACCGCCTATCAAGTGCGGGTCGCCAGTAGCGAAGCCTTGTTAGCCAAAGGGCAAGCCGATCTTTGGGATAGCGGCAAAGTCGACTCGAGCGTCTCGGTTAATATTGCCTATCAAGGTAAAACATTAACAGCCAATCAAAAAGCGGTGTGGCAAGTTCGCGTTTGGTCGAGCGATAGTCATCAAGCCAGTGCTTGGAGTGCGCCTAGTTTTTGGGAAATGGGCTTAATCACTCAATCTGACTGGCAAGCTCAATGGCTGCAAGTCAAAGACAGAACCGTAGCAAAAGTCACTCCAGCTCGACTTGAATGGATGCACTACGCAGCTAACGTTCACTCAGCCATTACTGAGTTACCCCCTAAGCATAAACTAGAAACTCAGTGGGGTGTGGTGGAGCAATTAAAAGCGCAACCCACCGCAAGCTTATTCCGCCATAGCTTCAACGTAGATGCCAATAAGCCTATTAGCAAAGCAAAACTGCATAGCACGGCAGGTGGCTATTACGAAATTTTTATAAACGGCCAAAAAGTGGATGATCGCTTAGCGGATCCTGGCCAGACTGATTTTGACAAACGTATTTTGTACAACACAGACGAAGTCAGTCAATTGCTCGATAAAGGACAAAATACCATTGCAGTGCATTTAGGCAGTGGTTGGTACGATGAAAATATTGCCTTTAGCAAATGGTCAAACCCTGATGCCCAAAAAGGTAAGCGTAAGCAAAAAACCTTGTCGTTTGGTCAACCTAAATTTATTGCCCAATTGGATGTCACCTATGCTGACGGTACGCGCCAAACGATAGCCTCTAACCAAGAATGGTTATCACACCCATCACCAATTTTAAAAGAAGGTTTGTTCTCTGGTGAATTATTCGATGCAAATAATGTAGTTAAAGATTGGTCGCGTAATACCCAAACTAAAAACCTAGCCAATTGGCAACCGGTTGAAGTATTACAGCAATGGCCAACCCAGCGTTTAGAGCCACAATTATTACCACCAATTCGTGCGGTTAAAAAAGTTACGCCAATCAAAATTTATCAACCACGCGACAAGGTATGGGTGTTTGATTTTGGGCAAAACTTTACCGGTATTCCGACAATCAATTTAGCTAAGTTAAGTTTAACAGCCGGTCAAGCAATCAACTTACGTTATGGTGAATGGGCGGATATTGACGGTAATCTTAGTCAAAAATCAGGTGGTGGCGCACCACTGTTAAAACAAGTCGACACTTACATAGCATCAGGTAAAGACGCAAGCAGCTGGTCGCCTACTTTTACTTGGCATGGTTTCCGTTACATGGAAATAACCGGCTTAACATCAAAGCCTGCGCTTGATGCTGTTTATGGTCACTTAGTACGAAGCGATGTTGAAATAGTCGGGCAGTTTAAAAGCGCCAACCCATTAGTTAACCGCATTCACGATATGGCCCTGTGGAGCTATGAAGGCAACTTAATGGCAGTGCCAATGGATTGCCCAATTCGTGAGCGAGCCGGTTGGACAGGTGATGCCCATGCGGCTCTTATCACAGGCAACTACAATTATGATATGGAAAATTTCTGGCAAAAGTACTTAGGTGATTTTGCTACCTCTAGTCATATTGCACCGGCTGTTGTACCGGGTAAACGTTCACACGGTGGTACTTATGATTGGGCAGTGGCTGAAGTTATTATTGCTTGGGAGCATTACCGTCATCACGGTGATTTGAAAGTTATCGAACAGCAGTGGGACAGCATGGTGGAATACATGGATGCAGCTGAATCGCAATTAACCGACAATTTGTTACGCAAAGGCTATGGCGATTGGTGTGATCCTGTGCGCGTACCGGGCATGACACGTAAACGTTGTAACCCTGAGTACACCTTACCAACCATGACCACCTCTGGCTTTTTGGCGCACGGTGCAGAGCTAATGGCAAAAATGTCTGCTTTATTAAATAAACCGCAACAGGCGCAGCACTACCAAGCTTTGTTTGAACGTATTGCGGGGCAATATCACAAAGAATATTACAACCCTGAAACTGGTCATTACGGCAGCCAAACCGCAGATGCCATGGCATTGCAGTTTGGAATTACCCCACCAGCCTTACGCCAATCAGTAGCGGATGCGTTAAACAAAGATGTATTAGAAAACTGGAAGGGTCATGGCTCTATTGGCGCATTAGGTCAAACCTATGTTTACCGCGCGTTAAGTGATTACGGCTATGGTGATACTGCCTATGGTATTTTCACCGCTAAAGGTTACCCAGGTTATCAGTGGCAATTTGATAAATTAAAAGCCACGACCTTATGGGAGCGCAAAGGCGTGTGGGATCCAGAAAAAGATCCTGAAGGCAGAAACCCAGCGGGTCGTTCGTTAAACCACCCATTCCATAGCGGTTACGATGGTTGGTTTTATGAAGGCTTAGGCGGTATTCGTCCATTAGGCGATAACCCTGGCTATCAACACTTCGCGTTAGCGCCGGTATTCCCGAAATCATTAGATTGGGTCGAAACCAGCTATAAAACTGGCTACGGCAAAATTGTGAGTAACTGGAAACGCGTGGGTAATAAAATTGAGTGGCAATTTACTGTACCCAATAACACCACAGCTCAAGTGACTGTTGCGGGTAAACCACCAAAAGTTTATCAAGCAGGGCAATACAGCCTTACATTATAA
- a CDS encoding polysaccharide lyase, translated as MKNLKKLALITSLTSIFMVSANVNAASTLYSESFNSGNAGDWTHANVKFRDGANNIRIKYPLYKNFSTGRVGSHPMMVGQIPIAENAIDATFKYRIKLEDNYDTNMGGKFFGVGPEEPVTGCKDITTYGWSARIGIRDKHPQLYIYRQGKPDGQCGEIIKAEQVTLEKNRWYDLAIYVKVNSSSSTSDAEARLFVDGVEVAKKTGFKFFGGSNSNVPPQAKIQKIIRTSFLGSMPSIANGEVKTGEVSALYDNFLVVRGKKP; from the coding sequence GTGAAAAATTTAAAAAAATTAGCACTGATAACATCTTTAACATCAATATTCATGGTATCTGCCAATGTAAACGCGGCCAGTACGCTTTATTCAGAAAGCTTTAATTCAGGCAACGCAGGGGACTGGACTCACGCTAATGTGAAGTTTAGAGACGGTGCAAATAACATCCGAATTAAATACCCACTGTATAAAAATTTTAGTACGGGTAGAGTCGGCTCTCATCCCATGATGGTAGGGCAGATCCCCATCGCGGAAAATGCCATAGACGCCACATTTAAATATCGTATTAAGCTAGAAGATAACTATGATACCAATATGGGCGGCAAGTTTTTTGGTGTTGGCCCAGAAGAGCCTGTCACTGGTTGTAAAGACATTACCACTTACGGCTGGAGTGCACGAATTGGTATTCGCGACAAACATCCGCAGCTGTATATTTATCGACAAGGCAAGCCAGACGGACAATGTGGAGAAATCATCAAAGCAGAACAAGTTACGCTTGAGAAGAATCGTTGGTACGATTTAGCAATTTACGTCAAAGTTAATAGTTCAAGCTCAACATCAGATGCTGAAGCTCGTTTATTTGTCGATGGCGTTGAAGTTGCCAAGAAAACAGGTTTTAAATTCTTTGGCGGTTCAAATTCAAACGTACCACCACAAGCTAAAATTCAAAAAATTATCCGTACAAGCTTCTTGGGCTCTATGCCAAGCATAGCGAATGGTGAAGTCAAAACCGGTGAAGTGTCAGCGTTATATGATAACTTCTTAGTGGTTCGTGGTAAAAAACCATAA
- a CDS encoding alginate lyase family protein, with translation MKMHLLNALVFFTVLLNFAGCGATQQQSTKSPSDNVAHGNHADKSQAHQANKLIYLNETQLVVAKQKLNANNPIYVQAYKELSKLANKELKKKVDPVTNKTMIADSGDIHDYHTLGAYYWPDKSKPDGLPWIYKDGEFNRVNLSPATDWKRRKDMLNALGILNLAFYHSNDMRYLTKAKEIVYTWFVNPKTKMNPNLDYAKAIPGKVSGTNFGVISWTDIGKVVTTIQLLERNKMWQGQNQAQMQQWLHEYYTWLTTSEFGIRESTRTNNHGTNYDYQAIGLMLYLGKITEAKARIEQAKTLRIAAQIADDGSQPLELKRTKSVSYTINNLWALVRIADLAKRHTDIDLWSYASDKGASLQKGFEFVVPYMTNHKKWQWKQITGGGVKANLTKFAIPMFKRAQLMLGVTILPSELSQQAKLNAQDILTYAP, from the coding sequence ATGAAAATGCATTTACTCAACGCTTTGGTTTTTTTTACGGTTCTGCTCAATTTCGCCGGTTGTGGTGCAACGCAACAGCAATCGACTAAATCGCCTTCTGACAACGTTGCCCATGGCAACCATGCTGATAAATCACAAGCTCACCAAGCAAATAAATTAATTTATTTAAATGAAACACAGCTTGTCGTTGCTAAGCAAAAACTGAATGCTAATAACCCAATCTATGTGCAAGCGTATAAAGAGCTAAGCAAGTTAGCCAATAAAGAACTTAAGAAGAAAGTCGATCCGGTTACCAATAAAACCATGATTGCCGATAGTGGAGATATTCATGACTACCACACCTTAGGTGCGTATTACTGGCCTGATAAAAGCAAACCAGACGGATTACCGTGGATCTATAAAGATGGTGAATTTAATCGCGTAAATTTAAGCCCCGCTACAGATTGGAAGCGCCGTAAAGATATGCTCAATGCGCTTGGTATATTAAATTTAGCTTTTTACCACTCAAACGACATGCGCTACTTAACCAAAGCCAAAGAGATAGTATACACCTGGTTTGTTAACCCCAAAACCAAAATGAACCCCAACTTAGACTACGCCAAGGCCATTCCGGGTAAAGTCAGCGGCACAAATTTTGGGGTGATCAGTTGGACAGATATCGGCAAGGTGGTAACGACCATACAGTTACTTGAGCGTAATAAAATGTGGCAAGGCCAGAATCAAGCGCAAATGCAACAATGGTTGCACGAATACTACACTTGGCTAACGACCAGTGAATTTGGTATTCGCGAAAGTACCCGCACGAATAATCATGGCACCAACTATGACTACCAAGCGATTGGCTTAATGCTATACCTTGGAAAAATAACAGAAGCCAAAGCGCGTATAGAGCAAGCAAAAACCTTGCGTATTGCCGCGCAAATTGCAGATGATGGCAGCCAACCATTAGAGTTAAAGCGTACCAAATCAGTCAGTTATACCATCAATAATTTATGGGCATTAGTGCGCATCGCCGATTTAGCCAAACGCCACACCGATATTGATCTTTGGTCTTATGCAAGTGACAAGGGGGCTAGCTTGCAAAAAGGATTTGAATTTGTCGTACCTTACATGACTAACCACAAAAAATGGCAATGGAAACAAATAACAGGCGGCGGGGTTAAAGCGAATTTGACAAAATTTGCTATCCCTATGTTTAAACGAGCACAGCTAATGCTAGGTGTCACGATTTTGCCAAGCGAGTTAAGTCAACAAGCTAAGCTAAACGCGCAAGATATATTAACTTATGCACCCTAA